In Spirobacillus cienkowskii, a genomic segment contains:
- a CDS encoding acetyl-CoA carboxylase carboxyltransferase subunit alpha, translated as MDILQLEKPLLELYNRISELRLVVQQTSIFPFKIEYTKELNEEISILENKFEILAKEIFSNLTPYQITQLSRHPNRPYTLDIINQICSEFIELHGDRSFADDKAIVTGLAIFRNKKIIIIGHQKGRGTKENMKRNFGMPKPEGYRKALRIMQLAERFKLPIVTFIDTPGAYPGMDAEERGQSEAIAKNIMEMSALSVPIISVVIGEGGSGGALAIGVANKTYMMEYSTYSVISPEGCASILWKDGTQADKAANILGLTAETALKNGIIDGIIKEPLGGAHWKSKQAIQSIADVIESGLNSLCNMSYNDLKNERMKKYFKIGAFQNMAPISHYNSKTPINTEWNESWESVEAALNLQ; from the coding sequence ATGGATATTCTTCAACTTGAGAAACCATTACTAGAACTATACAATAGAATTTCAGAACTTAGGCTAGTGGTACAACAAACCTCAATTTTTCCTTTTAAAATAGAATATACTAAAGAATTAAACGAAGAAATTTCCATTCTTGAAAATAAATTTGAAATACTAGCAAAAGAGATCTTCTCTAACTTAACTCCATACCAAATCACTCAGCTTTCAAGACATCCAAATAGACCATATACGTTAGACATTATTAATCAAATATGCTCTGAGTTTATTGAATTACATGGTGATCGTAGTTTTGCAGATGACAAAGCCATTGTAACTGGACTTGCGATATTTAGAAATAAAAAAATAATAATAATTGGTCATCAAAAAGGTCGTGGCACTAAAGAAAATATGAAAAGAAACTTTGGAATGCCAAAACCTGAAGGTTACAGAAAAGCATTACGTATAATGCAATTAGCAGAGAGATTTAAACTCCCAATTGTTACTTTTATAGATACTCCTGGCGCCTACCCCGGTATGGATGCTGAAGAACGCGGCCAAAGTGAAGCTATCGCTAAAAATATCATGGAGATGAGTGCTCTTTCGGTTCCAATCATCTCTGTCGTTATTGGAGAAGGAGGGAGTGGCGGCGCTTTAGCAATTGGAGTCGCCAACAAAACGTATATGATGGAATATTCTACTTACAGTGTAATTTCTCCTGAAGGATGTGCTTCAATTCTCTGGAAAGACGGAACACAAGCAGATAAAGCTGCAAATATTCTTGGTCTTACTGCAGAAACAGCACTAAAAAATGGGATTATTGATGGCATCATTAAAGAACCTCTTGGTGGTGCTCATTGGAAAAGCAAGCAAGCTATTCAATCTATTGCCGACGTTATTGAAAGTGGTTTAAATAGTTTGTGTAATATGAGTTATAATGATCTCAAAAATGAACGAATGAAAAAATACTTTAAAATTGGCGCATTTCAAAACATGGCACCAATATCTCATTATAATTCTAAAACACCAATTAACACCGAGTGGAATGAATCATGGGAGAGTGTTGAAGCTGCTTTAAATCTCCAATAA
- a CDS encoding citrate/2-methylcitrate synthase, with protein MNHFDTSKKPEDIKQNMQDIIVDTTGISWVDGDNGRLFYRGINIAELAAHASFEETAWLLLVGKLPDKIKLDAFSWGLRNMSSSQEKIIRIIKEFPQHSKPLLILQTALAALASIDRNENYLEEENFIEKVMRIIAQTPVVLSAAYRHYLGVPLLEPRSDLSFVENFIYMLFGKIPTKNQSRCMEIALIIQMDHGFTPSTFIARSVASTQTNFYSATSAAVGALTGNLHGGTSALVIELIKNAKNSGNVKNYIYNLLNSGGKVVGMGHRIYKTMDPRAIIFKDLLSQLTSKDEKENDFNILLEIEQVARKYFEEKMLPIYANVDLWSGAVYKKLGIQPVLYSAIFAAARIVGWCAHILELRQSNKIYYPESEYVGFKDIPYVPLEQR; from the coding sequence ATGAATCATTTTGACACATCTAAAAAACCAGAAGATATAAAGCAAAATATGCAAGATATTATTGTAGATACTACTGGTATAAGCTGGGTAGATGGTGATAATGGTCGTTTGTTTTATAGGGGAATTAATATTGCAGAGCTAGCTGCCCACGCTTCTTTTGAAGAAACAGCTTGGCTTTTATTGGTAGGAAAACTTCCAGATAAAATCAAATTAGATGCTTTTAGTTGGGGTCTTAGAAACATGTCCAGTTCTCAAGAAAAAATTATTAGAATTATAAAAGAATTCCCCCAGCATTCGAAGCCTTTATTAATTTTACAAACAGCTCTTGCTGCTTTAGCAAGTATTGATAGAAATGAAAATTATTTAGAAGAAGAAAACTTTATTGAAAAAGTGATGAGAATTATTGCGCAAACACCAGTAGTTTTATCAGCCGCATATAGGCATTATTTAGGAGTTCCATTACTGGAGCCACGATCTGATTTGTCGTTTGTTGAAAATTTTATTTATATGCTTTTTGGTAAAATTCCAACAAAAAACCAAAGTCGTTGTATGGAAATAGCTTTAATAATACAAATGGATCATGGTTTTACTCCTTCTACTTTTATAGCTCGTTCGGTAGCTTCTACACAAACAAATTTTTATTCTGCAACAAGTGCAGCGGTTGGAGCTTTAACAGGAAATTTACATGGAGGAACTAGCGCTTTGGTGATTGAATTGATTAAAAATGCTAAAAACAGTGGTAATGTGAAAAATTATATTTATAATTTACTAAATTCTGGTGGAAAAGTTGTAGGTATGGGGCATAGAATTTATAAAACAATGGATCCTCGTGCTATAATCTTTAAAGATTTACTTTCTCAGTTAACAAGTAAAGATGAAAAAGAAAATGACTTTAATATTTTATTAGAAATAGAACAAGTTGCTAGAAAATATTTTGAAGAAAAAATGTTACCAATATATGCAAATGTAGATTTATGGAGTGGAGCAGTATATAAAAAATTAGGAATACAGCCTGTTTTATATTCTGCAATTTTTGCTGCAGCAAGAATAGTTGGTT